The proteins below come from a single Camelina sativa cultivar DH55 unplaced genomic scaffold, Cs unpScaffold05627, whole genome shotgun sequence genomic window:
- the LOC109131814 gene encoding chromatin modification-related protein EAF1 B-like produces MALSQVFPNNLNGGVLTPLDVCDASTSGQDVFSLENPGLPMLNQGTPVLPTSGAHPSTPGSSGVVLSNNLPTTSGLQSASVR; encoded by the exons ATGGCTCTTTCTCAAGTATTCCCGAATAATCTGAATGGAGGTGTTCTTAC GCCCCTTGATGTCTGTGATGCATCAACTTCAGGTCAAGATGTATTTTCACTTGAAAATCCAGGTCTTCCAATGTTGAATCAGGGAACGCCAGTGCTCCCTACTTCTGGAGCACATCCATCCACTCCTGGATCATCTGGTGTGGTTCTCAGCAAcaacttgccaaccacatctgGCCTCCAGAGTGCTTCTGTCAGGTAG